The genome window CGCGTGTTCGACGGTCAGACCTTCATGCTCGCCGGGCTCCTCGCGGAAGACGAGAGCGTCGGCATCAACAAGGTGCCCTTCCTCGGGGACATCCCGTTCCTGGGCTACCTGTTCCAGCACAGAAGGACCGAGGTCAAGAACTCGGACCTGATCATCAAGATCACTCCGACCATCGTTCGGTAGCGCTCGGGTCCCGGTGAAGTCTCGCTGACGGCCCTGCCACGCGTGCGGGGGCCCCTTGCGGGCCCCCGTTCGCTTGTTGGCAGGCGCCCGCGCCTCGGGTATACTGGCGCGTTCGCCAGCGGCCTACCGGAGGCTCGCCGTGGAGCGCTCTGACATCGTCATCATCGGGGCCGGTCCCGCCGGCCTGACAGCGGCCATCTACGCCGGCCGCGCCGGCCTGACGACGCGCGTGCTCGAGGCCCTGGCGCCCGGCGGGTGGGCGGCCCTCACCGACCGCATCGAGAACTACCCGGGCGTCGGCGCCGTGCAGGGGGCGGAGCTCACCGCGCGCATGGAGGAGCAGGCGCGGACGTTCGGCGCCGCCGTCGTGCCTGCCGAGGCCACAGCGGTCGTGCAGCTTCCCGACGGGTTCGAGGTCCAGTGCGGCGACGCCGCGTTCGGCGCGCGCGCAGTCATCCTCGCGGTGGGGACGGGCTATCGGAAGCTCGGCGTGCCCGGCGAGGACGAGCTTGCCGGCCGCGGCGTGTCGTACTGCGCCACGTGCGACGGCCCGCTCTATCGCGACCTCGAGATCGCGGTCGTCGGAGGCGGCGACAGCGCGCTGCAGGAGGCGCTCTTCCTCACGCGGTTCGCGGCGCGCGTGCACCTCGTCCACCGGCGCGACGAGTTCCGCGCCGCGCGCGTGCTCGCCGACCGCGTGCGGTCGCACCCGAAGATCACCTGTCACTGCAGGCACGCGGTGGAGAGCGTCAACGGGCGGGACGCCGTGGAGTCGGTCGCGCTTCGGGACGTCGACACCGGCACGGAGCGTCTGCTCCCGGTGGCCGGGGTGTTCTTCTTCGTCGGGCTCGAGCCGAAGACGGCGTTCCTGGGGCAGCTGGTCGAGAGGGATCAGAGCGGTTTCATCGTGACGGACGGCGAGATGCGCACGAGCCGGCGGGGCGTTCTTGCCGCCGGGGACTGCCGGGCCAAGATCCTCAGGCAGGTCTCGACCGCCGTG of Candidatus Effluviviaceae Genus I sp. contains these proteins:
- the trxB gene encoding thioredoxin-disulfide reductase gives rise to the protein MERSDIVIIGAGPAGLTAAIYAGRAGLTTRVLEALAPGGWAALTDRIENYPGVGAVQGAELTARMEEQARTFGAAVVPAEATAVVQLPDGFEVQCGDAAFGARAVILAVGTGYRKLGVPGEDELAGRGVSYCATCDGPLYRDLEIAVVGGGDSALQEALFLTRFAARVHLVHRRDEFRAARVLADRVRSHPKITCHCRHAVESVNGRDAVESVALRDVDTGTERLLPVAGVFFFVGLEPKTAFLGQLVERDQSGFIVTDGEMRTSRRGVLAAGDCRAKILRQVSTAVGDGATAAFVAQRFVEDGKW